GGAATATTTTTTATAAGTCAAATTAATTATTCTGCTGGAAATAGTCAGGTAAAAAAGGTGAAAATTGAGTATTTTGGGAGAAAAGATTGTAAAAATTGTGCTAATTTGGAAAAGTTTTTGAAGGAATTGGCGACTAAAAGGGATGATTTTGAGTATGTGGAGCATAAGATTGATGAGAGTAAGGAGGAAAAGGCTTTTTTTGATGAAACTGCGACAAAGTTGAAACTTGTTAAGGGGACTCCGATTATTTATGTTGACGGGCATATTATTCAAGGGTTTAATACGGCAGAAACTACTGGAAAGGAAATTGAAGGGCTGATAGATTCTGGAAAAACTAAAGGTAAGATTTTGACTTTGAAGGAATATGTGGAAAGCGGACAAGCTGGAAAGGGGAATGTAAGCAGTAATGGTGCAGTTTGTACTGGAGATAAAGTTTGTGAAATTCCAGGACTTACGAAAGGGGCTGAACATCAGGTGCTTGTGAATATTCCGATTATTAATAAAACGATTGATCTAACAAATTATTCCTTGTTGACAATGTCAATAGTCTTAGGAACAATTGACGGATTTAATCCTTGCGCTATGTGGGTTCTAGTTTTATTTTTGACAGCCTTGATTGCAGTTGGAAATAAAGTTAAGATGTTTAGGGTTGCTGGGCTATTTATTCTGGCTGAAGCTGTTATGTATTTCTTGATTTTAAATGCATGGATTTATACTTGGGACTTTGTAGGATTGGATAAATGGGTAACTCCGATTGTCGGGATTGTCGGAATCGCTGGAGGAATTTTCTTTATTAAAAATTATTTGAAGAAAGGCGATACTTTAGAATGTGAAGTGACAGATTTGGAGCAAAGAGCAAAAATTTCAAGAAAGGTAAAGGATATAGCCAATAAGCCGTTTACGTTGCTTACGGCGCTTGCAATAATTGGCTTGGCACTTTCTGTAAATGTAATAGAATTTGCCTGTTCAATTGGAATACCGCAAACATATACAAAAATTCTTCAAATAAATGAAGTTCCCTTTTGGGCAAGACAGTTTTATACATTTATTTACATAATTGGATATATGATAGATGATATAATAGTTTTCTGGTTTGCACTGATGAGTATTAATAAATTGCAGTTAACTACAAAATATTCAAAATGGGTAAATTTGTTTGGTGGAATTTTGATGATTATTCTGGGACTTATAATGCTGATTAAGCCTAGTTTGCTTATAATGTAATATATAGCAAGAAAAATCAATAATTTAGTTTAAAAAATGAGAAAAATTTGTTATAATGTAAAAAGGTAAATTGATAAATAAAAAAACAGATTTTATAAAATAATAGGAGATTGAAAAATGAAAAAAAATAATAGCAAAAAAATATTGTTTATTGCTGGAATGATGATATTTTCAGCAGTTGCTTATGGAAAAGATGTATTTGCAAATTACGGGACAAATTTTGGAAAAGTTAGGTTGTCACAACTTAGTTCTCAAAATACGGAAGATGTAAAAAGAGTTGATGCAAGTACTTATGAATTGACAGGAAGTGGAGAATACAGAATTATGGAAGAAGGCGGAAGAAGACTTGTTGTTAATTTAAATAATGGAATATTAAATGGGAAATATGATGAATATTACGCAAATGGAAACAGATTTACATTGGGAAATTATGTAAATGGGAAAAAAGAAGGAGAATGGACTGTTTATACTGAAAATGGACAAGTCTGGAAAAAATATCAATACAAAAATGATCAGCTTGATGGACGTTATACTTCATATTATGCCAAAACAGGCGCTCAAGAAACAGTTGGAAATTATACAAATGGAAAAATGTCAGGAACTTGGACTGAATATTATGAAAATGGTTCAAGAAAATCACAAGGAAATTACTCAGATGGACAAAAAAATGGATTGTTTACCGAATGGAATACAAGCGGAGGTAAAAAATCTGAAATTAATTATGTAAATGATGAAGTAAATGGGAAAATGAATGTTTATTATGAAAATGGAAGACCTTTGTATGAAGCAAATCTAAATGGGGAAACTGGGACTGTAAAGGGTTATTATACAAATGGAAGCCTTGGATTTGACGGAAGTTTCAAAGGCAGAAGAAGAACAGGAACTTGGACTTACTATGATAAGGCAGGAAATCCTAGAAAAGTGAGTTATTAATTTAGCAGATTTGTTTAAAGTCAAAGTTTTATGAAATGAATATTATGAATCAAGGAATTATAACTTCTTGTAAAAATAAAAAAATTAGATTATTGAATAATAGTTAATATAAATAATTTATAGAATTGTAAAAGTAAAAATGATATTAATTAATCTTTATAGATTTTTACAAATGACAAAGAATGTAAAGGAGGGGGAAAATTGTCGTATTCAGCGAATTTAAAAAGGGAAATCTTTAATTTGGAAAATTCTGATAAGGAGAATGTTTATGCAGAACTTTTTGGGATTTTTATAGCAAAAAATGTGATTACAGAACATGGAGTTTATTTCAGCACAGAAAACGTGTCACTTGCTAAAAGAATTTATTCAAATTTACGTGCAGTAACAGATATTCCAATCCAGTTAAAATACGTTATTAGCAAACGGCTTGGAGCACACAAGCTCTATGAAGTCATACTTTTTCCAACTCAGCATGACCAGCAGGAGTACAAATCATTTTTAAAAAAAATATATTTTCACAAAAATTTTTCAGTTGTGGAGAATGAAAAACAGCTGGCTGGCATAATCAGGGGATTTTTCCTTAGCTGTGGATATATAAAGTCTCCAGAAAAAGCCTATGCGATGGATTTTTTTGTGGATAGTGAGGATTCTGCCACTTATTTGTATTATTTGTTTAAGCAGATGGGGAAAAAGGTTTTTCAGACGGAGAAAAAGAATAAGAGCCTTGTTTATTTGAGAAATTCAGAGGATATTTTGGATATAATCTTTTTGATTGGCGGAATAAATTCATTTTTTGAATTTGAGGAAGTTACAATTAATAAGGAAATTCGGAATAAAATTAATAGAAACATGAATTGGGAAATTGCAAATGAAACGAAAAAATTGTCGGCTTCTGAAAAGCAGATTAATATGATAAAAGTAATTGACCAGAAATTAGGACTTTCAGAATTGACGGATGTGTTGAGTGAAACGGCGAAATTACGGCTGGAAAATCAGGAAATGTCATTACAGGAACTGGCAGATTTAATGGAAATTTCCAAATCAGGAATAAAGAACCGGTTTAGAAGGCTGGAAACAATTTACAAAGGTTTAGTGGAAAATTAACTAGAAAAATTAGATTGAGGAAAAATTAATGAAATTATTGTCGATTATATATGGATTTATCGTATTTCTACGAAATAAACTTTATGATTTAAAAATTTTTAAGGAAAAAAAAGTCAATGGAGTGGAAATAATTTGTATCGGAAATATTGTGGCAGGCGGGACTGGAAAAACACCAGCTGTGCAGTATTTTGTGCAAAAGTATTTGAAAAAAAATAAAAAGGTTGGTATTTTGAGCCGAGGTTACAAAGGAAAGAGGGCAACAGACCTACTGCTTGTAAGAGATGAAAAAAAGATTTATGCGACTCCAAGAGAATCAGGAGATGAAGCCTATCTACATGCCTTAAATTTTCAAATTCCTGTTGTAGTTTGTAGAAATCGTTATGAAGGTGCGACTTTTCTGAAGGAAAAGTGTGGTGTTGAAACGATTATCATGGATGACGGTTTTCAGCACAGAAAATTGAGGAAAGATAAAAATATAATTTTGATTGATGCTACAAATCCTTTTGGAATGGATGACTATTTGCCGAAAGGGTGGTTGCGGGAGTCACTGGAGGCTTTGTGGCGGGCTGATGAGATTATTATTACGAAAAGTAATTATGTTTTGGAAGATGAAGTTGGGAAAATTAAGGAAAGATTGGTAAAATATGGAAAGCCGATTTTTGCTGCGACTTTTGAGGAAAGTTATTTTTACAAATTAAATTTTGAAAATAATGAAAAATTTGGTAAAATGAATAGCGAAAATAAAATTGGAAATGAAAAATTGCCTTTGAAAGTTATTCAAAGTAAAAATGTGCTGATTTTTTCTTCAATTGCTAATCCAGCCGTATTTTATCAAACAATAAAAAAATTGAATCCAAATAATATTGAAGAAATAAAATTTTCAGATCATCACGTTTATACAAATGAGGAAATTTTGGAAATAAAGGAAAAGGCTAAAAGTTATGATTATGTCTTGACAACAGAAAAGGATATTGTGAAAATTGATGAAAATATAGAAAATTTATTGATTTTGAAAATGGAATTTAAAATTATTGAGAAATAAAAGGTGAATAAAAATTTTAGTAAATTGTAAAAATTATGTAATGTCTTCATGTGGCAAGTCAAAGTATCTTGTCAAAAAAATAAAAATTGAAAAATATGCAGATAAACAGTAGAATTTTATAAATTTTTGCTGATAACTTAAAATAGAAATAATCAGGAGGGAGGAATCTGATTTTGGCCGAAAATCAAAATTTAGAAAGTGAAAATGTATTTTTAAATATAGAGAATTTTTCACAATTTATTTTAAAATATAAAAATCATTTTGAAAAACGAAAATATTATCAAATTGATGAAAATTTTAAAATTATTAAAAAAGAGCCGTCGTTTATATTGGAACTTGCATATATTTATTTTGCTGAAAATAAGGAAAATGAAAATATAAAAAAAATTGTAGGCGGGCAGTTCTTGGAAACATTTAAGAAAAAAGAAAAAAAGATAGAGCGATTAAGTAAAATTGAAATGTCGAAACTGGTGGATGGATTTAGAAGGAGCATTTTTAATAAAGAGTCAGTTTTTGCGGTAAAATTGGGAAATGAATTGCTATATCGGGATAAAGGTAAATTTTTTGAGATATTGTATAACTATTCTTTGATTTCGATGGATGTGAATAAATTTGTGAAAACTTTTTTTGCGGAAAGAATGATAGAAAAAATTAAAATTGAAAATAACTCGAAATTTAATGAAATTCGTGATAAAATAGATGAGATAATAAAGAATATCTTAAATTATTTTACAAAATCTGATTTAACATTTTTAAATTTTGAAAATGTGGAAAACTTAAATTATTTTGTGGAAAATCACGTTGATGAACTTTATAAAAAAATTTATGTGGAAAACTTTGATAAAATTGTGGAAAAGTATAATGTTAAAAATGTGGAAAAAATAAAATTTGATAAAAATTATAATTTTGAAGATTTGAGTGAAAGTAAAAAAATATTGTATAAATATATTGAAAATTTTAATTAATTAAAGAAAGGAAATAAAAGAATTATGTTAGAAATGAGATACATAAGGGAAAATGCTGATAAAATCAAGGAATATTTAAAAAATAGAAATAGTGACTTTGATTTGGATTCATTGTTAAAACTTGATGAAGATAGAAGAAACTTGCTTCAGGAAGTTGAAATGTTAAAAAAGGAAAGAAATGAATCAAGTTCGTTAATTGGAAAATATAAGCAAGAAGGAAAAGATCCCGCTGAATTGCTAGCCAGAATGCAAACTGTAAGTGCAAAAATTAAGGAATTGGATCAAAAAGTGGCTGAAATTGATGAAAAACAAGTGCAGCTTGCCTATACAATTCCAAATAAATTAAGTGATACGACACCAATTGGAAAAGATGAAGATGAAAATGTGGAAGTAAGAAAATGGGGAACTCCAAAAGAATTTGATTTTGAAATAAAATCTCACGATGAATTGGGAGTTAATCTTGGAATTTTAGATTTTGAAAGAGGAGCAAAACTTGGTGGTTCAAGATTTACAGTTTATAAAAATGCGGCTGCTAGATTAGAAAGAGCATTAATTGCTTTTATGATTGATGTTCACACTCAAGAAGAGGATTTTGAAGAAATTTTTACACCACAGCTTGTAAAAAAAGAAATGATGGTTGGAACTGGACAACTTCCTAAATTTGCTGAGGATGCTTACAAAATCGAAGGGGAAGAAATGTATTTAATCCCAACAGCAGAAGTAACACTTACAAATTTACACAATGGAGAAATTTTAGACGAAGAAGAATTGCCTAAACATTATTGCGGATATACGGCTTGTTTTAGAAAAGAAGCTGGTTCAGGTGGACGTGATTTAAAAGGACTAATTCGTCAACATCAATTTAATAAAGTTGAAATGGTAAAAATTGTAAAACCTGAAACTTCTTATGATGAACTTGAATCAATGGTAAATAGTGCAGAAAAAATCTTACAAAAATTGAATTTACCATACAGAGTGATTTCACTTTGTAGTGGAGATATAGGATTTAGTGCGGCAAAAACTTATGATTTGGAAGTTTGGGTACCTAGCCAAAATAAATATAGAGAGATTTCATCTTGTTCAAATACAGAAGATTTTCAGGCTAGACGTGCGATGATTAAATATAGGGAAAAAGAAACTAAGAAGAGCCATTTTGTTCATACTTTAAATGGATCAGGGCTTGCTGTAGGAAGAACATTGCTTGCGATTATGGAAAATTATCAGCAGGAAGATGGAACTATAAAAATTCCAGAAGTATTAGTGCCATATATGGGCGGAATGACAGTTATAAAATAACAAAGGCTATAAATTAATATCAAGCTAATCTGATTTTTTCCTAAACTGCCAAAACCGCTCAAAAATTAAGTTTAGCAGTATAAAATAAGTTAGAGTGAAATTGTTTTAAAATCGAACTCAAAAATTACGGCTGTATTACTGAAATTTGAAGTTTGCTTAATTTGAAGCTTTTTAAAAATATTTTAAAAACTTTGGGCAATTTTGAGCGACTTTGAAAAAAATTTTGTTATTAAATAACTGAATGGAGAAGATATGGGAAAATTTATAAAATTTTTAGTAATTATGATAATTGCTGGAGGTATAGCAGGTTTTTTGGAAATTAGCGGATATTTGTACCACAATGAAATTCTGGCACAAATGGCAGGCTATAAAACGCAAGGACTGGACATTTCGCACCATCAGGAAAAGGTAAACTGGACTCGTGTAGATCCAAAATACAAATTTATTATACTAAAGGCAACTGAAGGGCAGAATTTTCTTGATACGGATTTTTTGTATAACTGGAATAATGCTAGATTAAATGGCTTTGTAGTTGGAGCATATCATTTTTTTACAATGACAAGCAGCGGAGCGGCACAAGCGGATTTTTACATAAGTAAAGTTTCTGACTCTGATAAGACATTACCGCCGATTATTGATTTGGAAATATCTACAAAGAAATATAAAAAAAAGGATGTAATGAAAAATTTAGAGGAAATGGTTGATAAACTTGAAAAGCATTATAAAAAAAGAGTAATTTTTTATGTGAATTACAATACTTACAATGCTTATATAAAAGGTGAATTTCCTAAAAATAAAATATGGATTACAGATTATAAATATTTTCCTAGAATAAAAGAAGATAATAGATGGGTAATCTGGCAAGTTTCAAGACGTGGAAGAATTGAAGGAATACCTGGATTTACTGATAAAAATGTACTTAGAAAGGGAATGACTGTAGAGGATTTGATAGAGCAAAATAAAATAAATTAATAATTTTACAATTATTTTTTGTTTTCTATTGATTTTTATAAAAAAATTTGGTAACATATAATTAAAGAAGTTAATCTAATTAATAAATATTAGGAGGCGTAATAATGAAATATCATTACAAAGATTTAGGATTAGTAAACACTAAAGAAATGTTTGCTAAAGCAAACAAAGAAGGGTATGCAGTACCTGCTTTTAACTTCAACAACATGGAACAATTACAAGGAATTATTGAAGCATGTGTTGAAGAAGGTTCACCAGTAATTCTTCAAGTATCAACAGGTGCAAGAAAATACATTGGTAAAGAAATGTTACCTTGGATTGCAAAAGCTGCAACAGCTTATGTAGAAGCAGCTGGATCAGATATTCCAGTAGCTTTGCACTTGGATCATGGTCCAAATTTTGCTGAAGCAAAAGATTGTGTTGAATATGGATTCTCATCAGTAATGTATGATGGTTCTCACCACCCTTACGATGAAAACGTAGCAGAAGCAAAACAAGTTGCTGATTTTGCTCACCAACACGATGTTACAGTTGAAGCTGAATTAGGAGTTTTAGCTGGAATCGAAGATGACGTTAAAGCAGCTGAACACATTTACACTCAACCTGAAGAAGTTGAAGATTTCGTATCTAAAACTGGTGTTGATTCATTAGCAATTGCAATCGGAACTTCTCACGGAGCTCACAAATTTAAACCAGGTGAAGATCCTAAATTAAGATTAGATATCTTAGCTGAAATTGAAAAAAGAATCCCAGGATTCCCAATCGTATTACACGGTTCTTCAGCAGTACCTCATCAATTTGTTGAAATGATCAACCAATATGGTGGAGATATTGCAGACGCAATTGGTATCCCTGATTCAGAATTAAGAAAAGCCGCTAAATCAGCAGTAGCTAAAATTAACGTAGATACTGATGGAAGATTAGCTTTCACAGCAGGAATCAGAGAAGTATTCGCTAAAAAACCAGGAGAATTTGACCCTAGAAAATATTTAGGACCTGCAAAAGACTATATTAAAGAATACTACAAAGATAAAATCAGAAACGTATTCGGATCAAATGGAGCTTACAAAGCTGGAGCTGCAAGATAGTAAAATATAAAACAAAAAATTAAATTTGGAATTATCTCAAGTTTATTTTAAAATTTGAGATATTTCCTTTGAAATAATTCAAAAGAATTTTTTTTTTAAAAGGTGAAAATTTTTTTTTTCATCTTTTTTTGTGAAAAAAAAATAATTATTAATCAACGATTTGCTAAACCCTATTTAAAAATAGAAACTATATTTTATATTGTTTGCTAAATTTTGTTAAAAAAATAGAATAAAATGATATTTCAGTAAATTGCCAAAAGCAAATAAAATTAATAGATATATGAAAAAATGTAGGAGGAAAAAATGGATAAACAAAGTAATACGACAAAATATATTTTTGTTACAGGTGGGGTTGTTTCATCGCTTGGAAAAGGGATTGTGGCTTCTTCATTGGGAAGATTGCTAAAGGAGCGGGGATATAAAGTTACAATTCAAAAATTTGATCCTTATATAAATGTGGATCCAGGAACTATGAGCCCTTATCAGCATGGAGAGGTTTTTGTTACAGAAGATGGAGCGGAAACTGACTTGGATTTGGGACATTATGAAAGATTTATCAATGAAAATCTGACAAAGTATAATAACTTGACGACTGGAAAAATTATGTCAAAAATTATTGCAAAGGAACGTCGTGGAGAGTTTTTGGGAGGAACAGTGCAAACAGTACCACACGTGACTGATGAAATCAAGTATAATGTTATAAAAGCAGCTGAAGAAAATAATTCTGATATTGTAATTACTGAAATCGGTGGAACTATTGGAGATATTGAAAGTGATCCTTTTATTGAAGCGATCCGTCAATTGAAAAGAGAAGTTGGAAGAGAAAATATTGCCTATATTCACGTTACATTACTGCCATATTTGAAGGCTGCAGGGGAATTAAAGACAAAACCTACGCAGCATAGCGTGAAGATGCTTCAAGGGCTTGGAATTTCACCTGATGTAATTGTAGTGAGAAGTGAGCATCCTGTTGATGAAAATATTAAGAAAAAAATCTCGCTTTTCTGTGACATTGATGAGGAAGCAGTTATTGAATCACTTGATGCGGAAAGTCTTTATGAAATACCATTAACTATGGAAAAATTAGGACTTGCCGATGTAATTTGTAAACATTTTAAAATAAAAAATGAAAAACCATTGCTAAAAGAATGGACTAGTATGGTTGAAAAATTCAAAAATCCTAAAAAACTTGTAAAAGTGGCAGTTGTCGGAAAATATGTTGAATTAAAGGATGCTTATATAAGTATTCACGAGTCAATAGAGCATGCTGGATTTAATCTTGATACAAAAGTTGAGATTGATTACTTTAAGGCTGGAGAATTTGATGTGAGAAAATTGGCAGATTATGATGGAATTCTAGTTCCAGGTGGATTTGGTGACAGAGGAATTGATGGAAAAGTTGAAGCAATTAAGTTTGCAAGGGAAAATAATATTCCATTTTTCGGAATTTGCCTTGGAATGCAAATGGCCTGTGTGGAATTTGCAAGAAATGTTCTTGGGTACAAAGGCGCAACTTCAACAGAGTTTGAAAAGGACACAGCCTATCCAATTATCAGCCTTATGGAAGAGCAAAAAGGGCTTAAGGATATGGGAGGAACAATGCGTCTAGGAGCATATCCATGTGTATTAAAAGAAGACAGCTTAACTGCAAAAGTTTATGGAAAAACTGAAATTGCAGAAAGACATAGACATAGATATGAATTTAACAATGCCTACAGAGAAGAATTTGAAAAGGCAGGAATGGACATTGTGGGATTATCTCCAGATGGAAATTACGTAGAAGTAATTGAAATAAAAGATCATCCATATTTTATAGCTTCACAATATCATCCAGAATTTAAGAGCCGTCCAAACCGTCCTCATCCATTATTTACAGGATGGATAAAAGCGGCATTGAAAAAACGAAACGAAAGAT
The DNA window shown above is from Leptotrichia wadei and carries:
- a CDS encoding glutaredoxin, which encodes MFWRNDFKAGVGKSRIFTLLVMILGIFFISQINYSAGNSQVKKVKIEYFGRKDCKNCANLEKFLKELATKRDDFEYVEHKIDESKEEKAFFDETATKLKLVKGTPIIYVDGHIIQGFNTAETTGKEIEGLIDSGKTKGKILTLKEYVESGQAGKGNVSSNGAVCTGDKVCEIPGLTKGAEHQVLVNIPIINKTIDLTNYSLLTMSIVLGTIDGFNPCAMWVLVLFLTALIAVGNKVKMFRVAGLFILAEAVMYFLILNAWIYTWDFVGLDKWVTPIVGIVGIAGGIFFIKNYLKKGDTLECEVTDLEQRAKISRKVKDIANKPFTLLTALAIIGLALSVNVIEFACSIGIPQTYTKILQINEVPFWARQFYTFIYIIGYMIDDIIVFWFALMSINKLQLTTKYSKWVNLFGGILMIILGLIMLIKPSLLIM
- a CDS encoding toxin-antitoxin system YwqK family antitoxin; amino-acid sequence: MKKNNSKKILFIAGMMIFSAVAYGKDVFANYGTNFGKVRLSQLSSQNTEDVKRVDASTYELTGSGEYRIMEEGGRRLVVNLNNGILNGKYDEYYANGNRFTLGNYVNGKKEGEWTVYTENGQVWKKYQYKNDQLDGRYTSYYAKTGAQETVGNYTNGKMSGTWTEYYENGSRKSQGNYSDGQKNGLFTEWNTSGGKKSEINYVNDEVNGKMNVYYENGRPLYEANLNGETGTVKGYYTNGSLGFDGSFKGRRRTGTWTYYDKAGNPRKVSY
- the whiA gene encoding DNA-binding protein WhiA, encoding MSYSANLKREIFNLENSDKENVYAELFGIFIAKNVITEHGVYFSTENVSLAKRIYSNLRAVTDIPIQLKYVISKRLGAHKLYEVILFPTQHDQQEYKSFLKKIYFHKNFSVVENEKQLAGIIRGFFLSCGYIKSPEKAYAMDFFVDSEDSATYLYYLFKQMGKKVFQTEKKNKSLVYLRNSEDILDIIFLIGGINSFFEFEEVTINKEIRNKINRNMNWEIANETKKLSASEKQINMIKVIDQKLGLSELTDVLSETAKLRLENQEMSLQELADLMEISKSGIKNRFRRLETIYKGLVEN
- the lpxK gene encoding tetraacyldisaccharide 4'-kinase, with the translated sequence MKLLSIIYGFIVFLRNKLYDLKIFKEKKVNGVEIICIGNIVAGGTGKTPAVQYFVQKYLKKNKKVGILSRGYKGKRATDLLLVRDEKKIYATPRESGDEAYLHALNFQIPVVVCRNRYEGATFLKEKCGVETIIMDDGFQHRKLRKDKNIILIDATNPFGMDDYLPKGWLRESLEALWRADEIIITKSNYVLEDEVGKIKERLVKYGKPIFAATFEESYFYKLNFENNEKFGKMNSENKIGNEKLPLKVIQSKNVLIFSSIANPAVFYQTIKKLNPNNIEEIKFSDHHVYTNEEILEIKEKAKSYDYVLTTEKDIVKIDENIENLLILKMEFKIIEK
- the serS gene encoding serine--tRNA ligase: MLEMRYIRENADKIKEYLKNRNSDFDLDSLLKLDEDRRNLLQEVEMLKKERNESSSLIGKYKQEGKDPAELLARMQTVSAKIKELDQKVAEIDEKQVQLAYTIPNKLSDTTPIGKDEDENVEVRKWGTPKEFDFEIKSHDELGVNLGILDFERGAKLGGSRFTVYKNAAARLERALIAFMIDVHTQEEDFEEIFTPQLVKKEMMVGTGQLPKFAEDAYKIEGEEMYLIPTAEVTLTNLHNGEILDEEELPKHYCGYTACFRKEAGSGGRDLKGLIRQHQFNKVEMVKIVKPETSYDELESMVNSAEKILQKLNLPYRVISLCSGDIGFSAAKTYDLEVWVPSQNKYREISSCSNTEDFQARRAMIKYREKETKKSHFVHTLNGSGLAVGRTLLAIMENYQQEDGTIKIPEVLVPYMGGMTVIK
- a CDS encoding GH25 family lysozyme, translated to MGKFIKFLVIMIIAGGIAGFLEISGYLYHNEILAQMAGYKTQGLDISHHQEKVNWTRVDPKYKFIILKATEGQNFLDTDFLYNWNNARLNGFVVGAYHFFTMTSSGAAQADFYISKVSDSDKTLPPIIDLEISTKKYKKKDVMKNLEEMVDKLEKHYKKRVIFYVNYNTYNAYIKGEFPKNKIWITDYKYFPRIKEDNRWVIWQVSRRGRIEGIPGFTDKNVLRKGMTVEDLIEQNKIN
- a CDS encoding class II fructose-bisphosphate aldolase, whose translation is MKYHYKDLGLVNTKEMFAKANKEGYAVPAFNFNNMEQLQGIIEACVEEGSPVILQVSTGARKYIGKEMLPWIAKAATAYVEAAGSDIPVALHLDHGPNFAEAKDCVEYGFSSVMYDGSHHPYDENVAEAKQVADFAHQHDVTVEAELGVLAGIEDDVKAAEHIYTQPEEVEDFVSKTGVDSLAIAIGTSHGAHKFKPGEDPKLRLDILAEIEKRIPGFPIVLHGSSAVPHQFVEMINQYGGDIADAIGIPDSELRKAAKSAVAKINVDTDGRLAFTAGIREVFAKKPGEFDPRKYLGPAKDYIKEYYKDKIRNVFGSNGAYKAGAAR
- a CDS encoding CTP synthase; this encodes MDKQSNTTKYIFVTGGVVSSLGKGIVASSLGRLLKERGYKVTIQKFDPYINVDPGTMSPYQHGEVFVTEDGAETDLDLGHYERFINENLTKYNNLTTGKIMSKIIAKERRGEFLGGTVQTVPHVTDEIKYNVIKAAEENNSDIVITEIGGTIGDIESDPFIEAIRQLKREVGRENIAYIHVTLLPYLKAAGELKTKPTQHSVKMLQGLGISPDVIVVRSEHPVDENIKKKISLFCDIDEEAVIESLDAESLYEIPLTMEKLGLADVICKHFKIKNEKPLLKEWTSMVEKFKNPKKLVKVAVVGKYVELKDAYISIHESIEHAGFNLDTKVEIDYFKAGEFDVRKLADYDGILVPGGFGDRGIDGKVEAIKFARENNIPFFGICLGMQMACVEFARNVLGYKGATSTEFEKDTAYPIISLMEEQKGLKDMGGTMRLGAYPCVLKEDSLTAKVYGKTEIAERHRHRYEFNNAYREEFEKAGMDIVGLSPDGNYVEVIEIKDHPYFIASQYHPEFKSRPNRPHPLFTGWIKAALKKRNER